In one Cupriavidus taiwanensis genomic region, the following are encoded:
- a CDS encoding asparaginase, with the protein MTQLPRIVVLATGGTIAGASGSAASSARYQAATVPVATLLAAVPPLQVVARIEAEQVAQVDSKDMTFALWQTLAARVEHWSAQPDIAGIVITHGTDTLEETAMALHLTQACPVPVVLTAAMRPSTSLSADGPLNLLDAVRVAAHPDARGKGVLVVLNQQIHAARDVAKAHTSSVDAFVSPCGPLGFVQDDYLRFARTPRAAMTVGPMPAAWPVVEIVASYAQPGRVAVDALVQAGVAGLVVAAAGNGSVHEVLAAALADAAAAGVAVVRSSRTGAGHVAIPPQPSPADGVFVSAADLNPYKARVLLALALAADAGLACDPARLQAVFASA; encoded by the coding sequence ATGACCCAATTGCCTCGCATCGTCGTATTGGCCACTGGCGGCACCATCGCCGGCGCGTCCGGCAGCGCCGCCAGCAGCGCCCGCTACCAGGCGGCGACCGTGCCGGTGGCCACCTTGCTGGCCGCGGTGCCGCCGCTGCAGGTGGTGGCTCGCATCGAGGCCGAGCAGGTGGCGCAGGTCGACAGCAAGGACATGACCTTCGCGCTGTGGCAAACGCTCGCGGCCCGGGTCGAGCACTGGTCGGCGCAGCCTGACATTGCCGGCATCGTGATCACGCACGGCACCGACACGCTCGAAGAAACTGCGATGGCGCTGCACCTGACCCAAGCGTGCCCGGTGCCAGTGGTGCTGACCGCGGCGATGCGTCCGTCGACGTCGCTGTCGGCCGACGGGCCGCTGAACCTGCTGGATGCGGTACGTGTCGCCGCCCATCCGGATGCGCGCGGCAAGGGTGTGCTGGTGGTGCTGAATCAGCAGATCCATGCGGCACGCGATGTGGCCAAGGCGCATACCTCGTCGGTCGACGCCTTTGTCTCGCCGTGTGGGCCGCTGGGTTTCGTCCAGGACGACTACCTGCGTTTTGCGCGGACGCCCCGCGCGGCGATGACCGTCGGGCCGATGCCGGCGGCGTGGCCGGTGGTGGAAATCGTTGCCAGCTACGCCCAGCCGGGCAGGGTGGCGGTGGATGCGCTGGTGCAGGCCGGCGTCGCTGGTCTGGTCGTGGCGGCGGCCGGCAATGGCTCGGTCCATGAGGTGCTGGCGGCGGCCCTTGCCGACGCCGCGGCGGCCGGGGTGGCGGTGGTGCGCAGTTCGCGTACCGGTGCGGGGCATGTGGCGATTCCGCCGCAACCGAGTCCTGCCGACGGTGTGTTCGTGTCCGCGGCGGACCTCAATCCCTATAAGGCGCGCGTGCTGCTGGCGCTGGCGCTGGCGGCGGATGCGGGGCTGGCGTGCGACCCGGCGCGGCTGCAGGCGGTCTTTGCCAGCGCGTGA
- the priB gene encoding primosomal replication protein N, giving the protein MNQLRLAATLAERDALRYTPAGVPVVNCILQYSGEAVEAHTPRQVEFAIAAMGIGQVGQRLERLPLGTLLDCEGFLARKHRNSKALVFHITGCKAFEKD; this is encoded by the coding sequence TTGAACCAGCTTCGGCTTGCCGCCACCCTGGCCGAACGCGATGCCCTGCGCTATACCCCGGCCGGGGTCCCCGTCGTGAACTGCATCCTGCAGTACAGCGGCGAGGCCGTCGAGGCGCACACGCCGCGGCAGGTCGAATTTGCAATCGCTGCGATGGGGATCGGCCAGGTTGGCCAGCGTCTGGAGCGGCTACCGCTCGGCACGCTGCTCGACTGCGAAGGATTCCTGGCCCGCAAGCACCGCAACAGCAAGGCTCTCGTCTTTCACATCACTGGATGTAAAGCATTCGAAAAGGATTGA
- a CDS encoding acyltransferase family protein, producing the protein MKFQSLQMLRGIAAMWVVAYHMQDHFDPLATAFPLSASDLLRKGYIGVDLFFVISGFVIAWTALYKPGPHDAPIKFLLKRLIRVAPPYWIATLYFAMLGDLSKIELEPILRSLFFIPIESNYPPIYGFPILLIGWSLNYEVYFYLSFSALLCLGRRLSIQITYFAITLVILPAIFSGKFSIDPEHLYKGISNTYILLATNPIILEFVFGMVLARLYGSLPGTLRRSYVWLVLCASIVIFMAAFFLYEPRMSILFRGLPCACLVAGFLVVERYQLFSISRHLAYFGEMSYSIYLTHPFVLVVAKSIYATTPGQHYVQIAQYLLALAVALGFARFFYKYVEQPMLQHGKRIGSGHFHTPQSAKNSTVSRVK; encoded by the coding sequence ATGAAATTTCAATCGCTGCAAATGCTTCGGGGGATTGCGGCCATGTGGGTTGTCGCCTACCACATGCAGGATCACTTTGATCCCCTTGCCACAGCATTTCCGCTCAGCGCATCCGACCTGCTGCGCAAGGGATATATTGGGGTCGACCTCTTCTTTGTGATCAGCGGCTTTGTGATCGCGTGGACCGCCTTGTATAAGCCCGGGCCTCACGATGCTCCCATAAAATTCCTGCTTAAGCGACTAATCAGGGTAGCGCCGCCTTACTGGATTGCCACGCTCTATTTCGCGATGCTTGGCGATCTCAGCAAGATCGAACTGGAACCGATCCTCCGCTCACTCTTCTTCATTCCAATTGAATCCAATTACCCTCCCATTTACGGATTCCCAATTCTCTTGATTGGATGGTCACTAAATTATGAGGTTTATTTCTATCTTTCTTTTTCCGCTCTCTTGTGCCTAGGAAGAAGGTTATCCATTCAAATCACATACTTTGCCATCACATTGGTTATTCTTCCAGCCATATTTTCCGGAAAATTTTCGATCGACCCCGAGCATCTCTACAAAGGGATCTCAAACACGTATATCTTGCTGGCCACAAATCCCATCATCCTTGAATTTGTGTTTGGCATGGTCTTGGCAAGACTTTACGGTAGCCTTCCTGGCACTCTTCGCCGTTCCTACGTATGGCTCGTCCTCTGTGCATCAATAGTTATTTTTATGGCAGCTTTCTTTCTGTACGAGCCTCGCATGAGTATTCTTTTCAGAGGCCTTCCCTGTGCCTGCCTCGTGGCTGGCTTCCTAGTAGTCGAGCGATATCAACTATTTTCGATATCTCGCCACCTTGCTTATTTCGGTGAGATGTCATATAGCATTTACTTGACACACCCGTTTGTTCTGGTCGTTGCGAAATCCATATATGCGACAACTCCTGGTCAGCACTATGTGCAAATCGCTCAGTACCTACTAGCACTGGCAGTAGCCCTCGGTTTTGCCCGATTCTTCTACAAATACGTCGAACAACCCATGCTCCAGCATGGAAAACGAATTGGGTCTGGCCATTTCCATACCCCTCAGTCAGCAAAGAATTCGACAGTCTCCCGGGTTAAGTGA
- the lexA gene encoding transcriptional repressor LexA codes for MATLTPRQQQIFDLIRNTIRRTGFPPTRAEIAAEFGFSSPNAAEEHLRALARKGVIELTPGASRGIRLKVSRSDSELPDQFSLPMAGVLQLTLPLVGRVAAGSPILAAEHIDRQYQVDASVFDERPDYLLRVRGLSMRDAGILDGDLLAVRRASEAANGKIVVARLGDDVTVKRLQRRGGHIELIAENPDFTNIIVEPGEEFSLEGIAVGLIRSSGF; via the coding sequence ATGGCGACCCTGACACCCCGGCAGCAGCAGATTTTCGACCTGATCCGCAACACGATCCGCCGTACCGGCTTCCCGCCTACCCGCGCCGAGATCGCAGCGGAGTTCGGTTTCTCCTCGCCCAATGCCGCGGAAGAACATCTGCGGGCGCTGGCCCGCAAGGGCGTGATCGAACTGACGCCGGGCGCATCGCGCGGCATCCGCCTGAAGGTGTCGCGCAGCGATTCGGAACTGCCGGACCAGTTCTCTTTGCCGATGGCCGGTGTATTGCAGTTGACGCTGCCGCTGGTGGGCCGCGTCGCAGCCGGCAGCCCCATCCTGGCCGCCGAGCATATTGACCGGCAGTATCAGGTCGATGCGTCGGTCTTCGATGAGCGCCCGGATTATCTGCTGCGCGTGCGCGGGCTGAGCATGCGGGACGCCGGCATCCTCGACGGCGACCTGCTCGCCGTGCGCCGCGCCAGCGAGGCCGCCAACGGCAAGATCGTGGTGGCGCGACTGGGCGACGACGTCACCGTCAAGCGCCTGCAGAGGCGCGGCGGCCATATCGAACTGATTGCCGAGAATCCCGACTTCACCAACATCATCGTCGAGCCCGGTGAGGAGTTTTCTCTCGAAGGCATCGCCGTCGGGCTGATCCGCTCTTCCGGCTTCTAG
- a CDS encoding PhoH family protein, which yields MPLPTMPAKPAQLLDPSEFAPVSAVPKAKAATQGKKPVPALERVALLETGDAQVPEVKARAAGGTRARSTETPAVSTPAVASAPVSLVKPSTGTTRRARKAEGPSKLFVLDTNVLMHDPASLFRFEEHDIYLPMMTLEELDNHKKGMSEVARNARMVSRTLDSLVGGTDGVLDEGLSLASLGNRDAQGKLFFQTRLNDIKLPEGLPQGKADNQILGVVSALQQQYPERQVVLVSKDINMRIKARALGLPAEDYFNDQVLEDKDLLYAGVMQLPGDFWAKHGKGVESWQDPKSGAMFYRLTGPLVPSFLVNQFVYLEPVDGSLPLYAQVKEINGKTALLQTLKDYTHHKNNVWSVTARNREQNFALNLLMNPDIDFVTLLGQAGTGKTLLALAAGLEQVLDQKLYNEIIVTRATVPVGEDIGFLPGTEEEKMQPWMGAFDDNLEVLQKSDDSAGDWGRAATQELIRSRIKVKSMNFMRGRTFVNKFVIIDEAQNLTPKQMKTLVTRAGPGTKIICLGNIAQIDTPYLTEGSSGLTYVVDRFKGWSHSGHITLARGERSRLADHAGDVL from the coding sequence ATGCCGCTGCCTACCATGCCCGCCAAGCCTGCCCAATTGCTGGATCCGAGCGAATTTGCTCCGGTCTCCGCGGTGCCTAAGGCCAAAGCCGCCACACAGGGCAAGAAACCTGTGCCGGCGCTCGAGCGCGTGGCATTGCTGGAAACCGGCGACGCACAGGTGCCTGAAGTCAAGGCCCGCGCCGCCGGCGGCACCCGCGCCCGCAGCACCGAGACCCCCGCGGTATCGACGCCGGCCGTCGCCTCCGCGCCGGTGAGCCTGGTCAAGCCGTCGACCGGCACCACGCGCCGCGCGCGCAAGGCCGAAGGCCCGAGCAAGCTGTTCGTGCTCGACACCAACGTGCTGATGCACGACCCGGCCTCGCTGTTCCGCTTCGAAGAGCACGACATCTACCTGCCGATGATGACGCTCGAAGAACTGGACAACCACAAGAAGGGCATGAGCGAAGTCGCGCGCAACGCGCGCATGGTCAGCCGCACGCTCGATTCGCTGGTGGGCGGCACCGACGGCGTGCTCGACGAGGGCCTGTCGCTGGCCAGCCTGGGCAACCGCGACGCGCAGGGCAAGCTGTTCTTCCAGACGCGCCTGAACGACATCAAGCTGCCCGAAGGCCTGCCGCAGGGCAAAGCCGACAACCAGATCCTGGGCGTGGTCAGCGCGCTGCAGCAGCAGTATCCCGAGCGCCAGGTCGTGCTGGTGTCGAAAGACATCAACATGCGCATCAAGGCGCGCGCCCTGGGCCTGCCGGCCGAGGACTACTTCAACGACCAGGTCCTCGAGGACAAGGACCTGCTCTACGCGGGCGTGATGCAACTGCCCGGCGATTTCTGGGCCAAGCACGGCAAGGGCGTCGAAAGCTGGCAGGATCCCAAGTCCGGCGCCATGTTCTACCGGCTCACCGGCCCGCTGGTGCCGTCGTTCCTGGTCAACCAGTTCGTCTACCTCGAGCCCGTGGACGGCAGCCTGCCGCTCTATGCGCAGGTCAAGGAGATCAACGGCAAGACCGCGCTGCTGCAGACGCTGAAGGACTACACGCACCACAAGAACAACGTGTGGAGCGTGACCGCGCGCAACCGCGAGCAGAACTTCGCGCTCAACCTGCTGATGAACCCGGACATCGACTTCGTCACGCTGCTGGGCCAGGCCGGCACCGGCAAGACGCTGCTGGCGCTGGCGGCAGGCCTTGAGCAGGTGCTGGACCAGAAGCTGTACAACGAGATCATCGTCACGCGCGCGACCGTGCCGGTGGGCGAGGACATCGGCTTCCTGCCCGGCACCGAGGAAGAAAAGATGCAGCCGTGGATGGGCGCGTTCGACGACAACCTCGAGGTGCTGCAGAAGAGTGACGACAGCGCCGGCGACTGGGGCCGCGCCGCGACCCAGGAGCTGATCCGCTCGCGCATCAAGGTCAAGAGCATGAACTTCATGCGCGGCCGCACCTTCGTCAACAAGTTCGTCATCATCGACGAGGCGCAGAACCTGACGCCCAAGCAGATGAAGACGCTGGTGACGCGCGCCGGCCCCGGCACCAAGATCATCTGCCTGGGCAATATCGCGCAGATCGACACGCCCTACCTGACCGAGGGCTCGTCGGGACTGACCTACGTGGTCGACCGCTTCAAGGGCTGGAGCCACAGCGGCCATATCACGCTGGCGCGCGGCGAGCGCTCGCGCCTGGCCGACCACGCCGGCGACGTACTCTGA
- a CDS encoding DUF47 domain-containing protein, with the protein MFGRFMPTEGKFFEYFNQHADCAVTAAHELQALVNDLPNAEAHARRVQATEKKADRITHDTIDLLHKTFITPLDRDEIHKLITTMDDILDLMEDVAETISLYDVTNLTDEALRLAAICVQCCDQVKIAVGLLEDMGNASTILKTAQQIDQLESEADRVMRSAMSKLFRDETDVKRLIKLKAIYEQLETITDKCEDVANIIEGIVLENA; encoded by the coding sequence ATGTTCGGCCGATTCATGCCCACCGAGGGCAAGTTCTTCGAATATTTCAACCAGCACGCCGACTGCGCGGTGACCGCCGCCCATGAACTGCAGGCCCTGGTCAACGACCTGCCCAACGCCGAGGCCCATGCCCGGCGCGTCCAGGCCACCGAAAAGAAGGCCGACCGCATCACGCACGACACCATCGACCTGCTGCACAAGACTTTCATCACGCCGCTGGACCGCGACGAGATCCACAAGCTCATCACGACCATGGACGACATCCTGGACCTGATGGAAGACGTGGCCGAGACCATCTCGCTGTATGACGTGACCAACCTGACCGACGAGGCGCTGCGCCTGGCCGCGATCTGCGTGCAGTGCTGCGACCAGGTCAAGATCGCCGTGGGCCTGCTCGAGGACATGGGCAACGCTAGCACCATCCTGAAGACCGCGCAGCAGATCGACCAGCTCGAATCCGAGGCTGACCGCGTGATGCGCTCGGCGATGTCCAAGCTGTTCCGCGACGAGACCGACGTCAAGCGCCTGATCAAGCTGAAGGCGATCTACGAGCAACTCGAGACGATCACCGACAAGTGCGAGGACGTCGCCAACATCATCGAAGGCATCGTCCTGGAAAACGCCTGA
- a CDS encoding replicative DNA helicase, protein MNAPVADPQLDNLKVPPHSIEAEQSVLGGLLLDNAAWDRIADFLSEADFYRFDHRMIFQSIARLISATKPADVITVYEMLQVAGKAEEVGGLAYLNSLAQNTPSAANIRRYAEIVRERSVLRKLVTVADDIASAAFAPKGREVRELLDEAESKVFAIAEEGSRGQKGFQEIQPLLTQVVERIDELYHRDSTTDVTGVPTGFIDLDKMTSGMQPGDLVIVAGRPSMGKTAFSLNIGEHVAVEQGLPVAVFSMEMAGTQLAMRMLGSVGRLDQHRLRTGRLLDEDWPRLTHAIQRMNDTQLFIDETPALNPMELRARSRRLARQCGQLGLIIIDYLQLMSGSGGGENRATEISEISRSLKGLAKELNCPVIALSQLNRSLEQRPNKRPVMSDLRESGAIEQDADVILFIYRDEVYNADSQDKGTAEIIIGKQRNGPIGTVRLTFLGQFTKFDNFSGGPAFFDNDT, encoded by the coding sequence ATGAACGCGCCCGTCGCCGACCCTCAACTCGATAACCTCAAGGTCCCGCCGCACTCCATCGAAGCCGAGCAATCGGTGCTGGGTGGCCTGCTGCTGGACAATGCCGCCTGGGACCGCATCGCGGACTTTCTTTCCGAGGCGGATTTCTACCGTTTCGACCACCGGATGATCTTCCAGAGCATCGCCCGGTTGATCTCGGCGACGAAGCCGGCCGACGTGATCACGGTCTACGAAATGCTGCAGGTGGCCGGCAAGGCCGAAGAGGTGGGCGGGCTGGCGTACCTGAATTCGCTGGCGCAGAACACCCCCAGCGCGGCCAATATCCGCCGCTATGCGGAGATCGTGCGCGAGCGCTCGGTGCTGCGCAAGCTGGTGACGGTGGCCGACGATATCGCCTCGGCCGCGTTCGCGCCCAAGGGTCGCGAGGTGCGCGAGCTGCTCGACGAGGCCGAATCCAAGGTCTTCGCGATTGCCGAAGAGGGCTCGCGCGGACAGAAGGGCTTCCAGGAAATCCAGCCGCTGCTGACCCAGGTGGTGGAGCGCATCGACGAGCTGTATCACCGCGATTCGACCACCGATGTCACCGGCGTGCCTACCGGCTTCATCGACCTGGACAAGATGACCAGCGGCATGCAGCCGGGCGACCTGGTCATCGTCGCCGGCCGCCCGTCGATGGGCAAGACCGCGTTCTCGCTGAACATCGGCGAGCACGTGGCGGTGGAGCAGGGCCTGCCGGTGGCGGTGTTCTCCATGGAAATGGCGGGCACGCAGCTGGCCATGCGTATGCTGGGCTCGGTCGGCCGGCTCGACCAGCACCGGCTGCGCACCGGGCGCCTGCTCGACGAGGACTGGCCGCGGCTGACGCATGCGATCCAGCGCATGAACGACACCCAGCTGTTCATCGACGAAACCCCGGCGCTGAACCCGATGGAACTGCGCGCGCGCTCGCGGCGCCTGGCGCGCCAGTGCGGGCAGCTGGGCCTGATCATCATCGACTACCTGCAGCTGATGTCGGGCTCCGGCGGCGGCGAGAACCGCGCCACCGAGATTTCAGAAATCTCCCGTTCGCTGAAGGGCCTGGCGAAGGAGCTGAATTGCCCGGTGATCGCGCTGTCGCAGCTGAACCGAAGCCTGGAACAGCGTCCCAACAAGCGCCCGGTGATGTCCGACCTGCGCGAATCGGGCGCTATCGAACAGGATGCCGACGTGATCCTGTTCATCTACCGCGACGAAGTCTATAACGCCGACTCGCAGGACAAGGGCACCGCCGAAATCATCATCGGCAAGCAGCGTAACGGCCCGATCGGCACCGTGCGCCTGACCTTCCTCGGCCAGTTTACGAAGTTCGACAACTTCAGCGGCGGACCGGCCTTCTTCGACAACGACACCTGA
- a CDS encoding C40 family peptidase encodes MPLRRTPSSSSSSSPSVVPGPLARASLPLLCAAALLLAACASSPPTRQGNLPRTPGKPMVDPSAGLEEISIQAMSLVGTPYRYGGNTPDAGFDCSGLVRYVVSRAANVNLPRTTEAMGTRGSSLDRSEVASGDLVFFNTTGRANSHVGIYVGQNRFVHAPSSGGTVRLEDMGKPYWASRYNGARRVVAGAVNLPPAPATPVPAPAPVPLAPEPAPLPADDDPIAAFANH; translated from the coding sequence ATGCCATTGCGCCGTACCCCTAGTTCTTCCAGTTCCTCCAGTCCTTCTGTGGTGCCTGGCCCGCTTGCCCGGGCCAGCCTGCCGCTGCTCTGTGCCGCCGCGCTGCTGCTGGCGGCGTGCGCCAGTTCCCCACCCACGCGCCAGGGCAACCTGCCGCGTACGCCCGGCAAGCCCATGGTCGATCCCAGCGCCGGGCTGGAGGAAATCTCGATCCAGGCGATGTCGCTGGTCGGCACCCCTTACCGCTATGGCGGCAACACGCCGGATGCCGGCTTCGATTGCAGCGGCCTGGTGCGCTATGTGGTCTCGCGCGCGGCCAATGTCAACTTGCCACGCACCACCGAGGCCATGGGCACGCGCGGCAGTTCGCTCGACCGCAGCGAGGTCGCTTCCGGCGACCTGGTGTTCTTCAACACCACCGGCCGCGCCAACTCGCACGTCGGCATCTATGTCGGCCAGAACCGCTTTGTCCATGCGCCCTCGTCCGGCGGCACCGTGCGGCTGGAGGACATGGGCAAGCCCTACTGGGCCTCGCGCTACAACGGCGCGCGGCGGGTGGTCGCCGGCGCGGTCAACCTGCCACCGGCGCCGGCGACACCGGTGCCCGCGCCCGCTCCGGTGCCGCTCGCGCCCGAACCTGCCCCGCTGCCCGCCGACGACGATCCCATCGCCGCCTTCGCCAACCACTGA
- the dusA gene encoding tRNA dihydrouridine(20/20a) synthase DusA codes for MNVNPRRISVAPMMDWTDRHCRMFHRQLSRHTWLYTEMVTTGALLHGDVPRHLDFDAAEHPVALQLGGSEPADLAMAAKLGQQWGYAEINLNCGCPSERVQRGAFGACLMAEPELVADSVKAMRDAVEIPVTVKHRIGIDKIEHYDFVRDFVGKVAQAGCGTFIVHARNAILKGLSPKENREIPPLRYEVAYQLKREFPELEILINGGIVSHDEIAAHLEHVDGVMIGREAYHQPYILAEMDARFYGDTSTPVPSRLDVELAMQRYIGDVVEQGGYMGAVTRHMLGLHRGIAGGRGWRRVLSDAKRMHAARTRAEVEALFEEARAHLRPHAQEPLAA; via the coding sequence ATGAACGTAAATCCCCGCCGCATTTCGGTTGCGCCGATGATGGACTGGACCGACCGTCATTGCCGCATGTTCCACCGCCAGCTCAGCCGCCACACCTGGCTGTATACGGAGATGGTGACCACCGGCGCGCTGCTGCATGGCGACGTGCCGCGCCACCTCGACTTCGATGCGGCCGAGCACCCGGTCGCATTGCAGCTGGGCGGCAGCGAGCCAGCCGATCTCGCCATGGCGGCGAAGCTGGGCCAGCAGTGGGGCTATGCGGAAATCAACCTGAACTGCGGCTGCCCGTCCGAGCGCGTGCAGCGCGGCGCCTTCGGTGCCTGCCTGATGGCAGAACCGGAACTGGTGGCTGACTCCGTAAAGGCGATGCGTGATGCGGTGGAAATTCCCGTGACCGTAAAACATCGCATCGGCATCGACAAGATCGAGCACTACGATTTCGTTCGCGATTTTGTCGGCAAGGTGGCGCAGGCGGGCTGCGGCACGTTTATCGTGCACGCCCGCAATGCGATCCTCAAAGGCCTGAGCCCGAAGGAAAACCGGGAGATTCCGCCGCTGCGCTATGAGGTGGCATACCAGCTCAAGCGTGAATTCCCGGAGCTTGAGATCCTGATCAACGGCGGCATCGTCAGCCATGACGAAATCGCCGCCCATCTGGAGCACGTCGATGGCGTCATGATCGGGCGCGAGGCGTATCACCAGCCGTACATCCTTGCGGAAATGGACGCGCGCTTCTATGGCGATACCAGTACGCCGGTGCCGTCGCGGCTGGATGTCGAACTGGCGATGCAGCGTTATATCGGCGACGTGGTTGAGCAAGGCGGATATATGGGTGCCGTGACACGGCACATGCTCGGCCTGCATCGAGGCATCGCGGGCGGACGTGGCTGGCGTCGCGTGCTGTCCGATGCGAAGCGCATGCACGCCGCGCGCACGCGGGCCGAGGTGGAGGCGCTGTTCGAAGAAGCGCGCGCGCATCTGCGCCCGCACGCGCAAGAGCCGCTGGCCGCGTAA
- the rplI gene encoding 50S ribosomal protein L9: MQIILLEKVVNLGNLGDIVKVKDGYARNFLIPGKKARRATQSAIAEFEVKRAELEKAAAEKLAAAQAEGEKLNGLTVQITQKSGVDGRLFGSVTNADIAEALAGQGYKLEKGQVRLPNGPLKTVGDHPVSVALHTDVVVDVTVSVVGESV, from the coding sequence ATGCAAATCATTCTGCTGGAAAAAGTCGTCAACCTGGGCAACCTCGGTGACATCGTCAAGGTGAAGGACGGTTACGCCCGTAATTTCCTGATCCCGGGCAAGAAGGCCCGCCGCGCCACGCAAAGCGCGATCGCCGAATTCGAAGTCAAGCGCGCCGAGCTGGAAAAGGCCGCTGCCGAGAAGCTGGCCGCCGCGCAAGCCGAAGGCGAGAAGCTGAACGGCCTGACCGTCCAGATCACCCAGAAGTCGGGTGTGGACGGCCGCCTGTTCGGTTCGGTGACCAATGCCGACATCGCTGAAGCCCTGGCTGGCCAAGGCTACAAGCTGGAAAAGGGGCAGGTTCGCCTGCCGAACGGTCCGCTGAAGACGGTTGGCGACCACCCGGTCAGCGTTGCGCTGCACACCGACGTCGTGGTCGACGTGACCGTGTCGGTGGTGGGCGAGAGCGTCTAA
- a CDS encoding inorganic phosphate transporter, protein MQTIQMSLWVIALLVALALLFDFMNGFHDAANSIATVVSTGVLKPHHAVAMAAMCNVVAIFVFHLKVAATVGTGTIQGGVVDHYVIFGALVGAIAWNVITWYYGIPSSSSHALIGGLVGAAVAKAGTGALVASGLLKTVAFILVSPFLGFLLGSLMMVIVGWTFFRTPPSRVDRWFRRLQLVSASLYSLGHGGNDAQKTIGIIWMLLIASGHVLAGDPPPTWVIVSCYVAIGMGTLFGGWRIVRTMGQKITKLKPVGGFCAETGGALTLFFASALGVPVSTTHTITGAIVGVGSSQKMSAVRWGVAGNIVWAWVLTIPASAFMAAIAWWIGRHIL, encoded by the coding sequence ATGCAGACCATACAAATGAGCCTGTGGGTGATCGCCTTGCTGGTGGCGCTGGCATTGCTGTTCGACTTCATGAACGGCTTCCACGACGCGGCCAACTCGATCGCGACGGTGGTGTCCACGGGCGTGCTCAAGCCGCACCATGCGGTGGCGATGGCGGCGATGTGCAACGTCGTCGCGATCTTCGTGTTCCACCTGAAGGTGGCGGCCACGGTCGGCACCGGGACCATCCAGGGCGGGGTCGTCGACCACTATGTCATCTTCGGCGCGCTGGTCGGGGCGATCGCGTGGAACGTCATCACCTGGTACTACGGCATTCCGTCGTCGTCGTCGCACGCGCTGATCGGCGGGCTGGTCGGTGCCGCGGTGGCCAAGGCGGGCACCGGCGCGCTGGTGGCCAGCGGCCTGCTGAAGACCGTGGCGTTCATCCTGGTGTCGCCTTTCCTCGGCTTCCTGCTGGGTTCGCTGATGATGGTCATCGTCGGCTGGACCTTCTTCCGCACGCCGCCATCGCGCGTCGACCGCTGGTTCCGGCGCCTGCAGCTGGTATCGGCTTCGCTGTACAGCCTCGGCCATGGCGGCAATGATGCGCAGAAGACCATCGGCATCATCTGGATGCTGCTGATCGCCAGCGGCCACGTGCTGGCCGGCGATCCGCCGCCGACGTGGGTGATCGTTAGCTGCTACGTCGCCATCGGCATGGGCACGCTGTTCGGCGGCTGGCGCATCGTGCGCACCATGGGCCAGAAGATCACCAAGCTCAAGCCCGTGGGCGGCTTCTGCGCCGAGACCGGCGGTGCGCTGACGCTGTTCTTTGCCTCGGCGCTGGGCGTGCCGGTGTCGACCACGCACACGATCACCGGCGCCATCGTCGGGGTCGGCTCGTCGCAGAAGATGTCGGCGGTGCGCTGGGGTGTGGCCGGCAATATCGTCTGGGCCTGGGTGCTGACGATTCCGGCCTCGGCCTTCATGGCGGCGATCGCATGGTGGATCGGGCGCCATATCCTGTAA
- the rpsR gene encoding 30S ribosomal protein S18: MAFVKRDNKNKKRFQQQNPLFKRKRFCRFTVAGVEQIDYKDLDTLKDFIGDNGKITPARLTGTKAHYQRQLDTAIKRARFLALMPYTDLHKN; this comes from the coding sequence ATGGCATTCGTCAAACGTGACAACAAGAACAAGAAGCGCTTCCAGCAACAGAATCCGCTGTTCAAGCGCAAGCGCTTCTGCCGCTTCACCGTGGCTGGCGTCGAACAGATCGACTACAAGGATCTGGACACCCTGAAGGACTTCATCGGCGACAACGGCAAGATCACGCCGGCCCGCCTGACCGGTACCAAGGCTCACTATCAGCGTCAGCTCGATACGGCCATCAAGCGCGCGCGTTTCCTCGCGCTGATGCCGTACACCGACCTGCACAAGAACTGA
- the rpsF gene encoding 30S ribosomal protein S6, translated as MRHYEIVFIVHPDQSEQVPAMIERYKQLVTSQNGNVHRVEDWGRRQMAYMIQKLAKAHYVCLNIECGKETLAELEHAFKFNDAVLRHLIVQTKKAETAPSPMMKEVQREEARKAAQTTTEGQAA; from the coding sequence ATGCGTCATTACGAAATCGTCTTCATCGTCCACCCGGACCAGAGCGAACAAGTGCCGGCCATGATCGAGCGCTACAAGCAGCTCGTGACCTCGCAGAACGGCAACGTTCACCGCGTGGAAGACTGGGGCCGTCGCCAGATGGCTTACATGATCCAGAAGCTGGCCAAGGCCCACTACGTTTGCCTGAACATCGAATGCGGCAAGGAAACCCTGGCTGAACTGGAACACGCGTTCAAGTTCAACGACGCCGTCCTGCGCCACCTGATCGTGCAGACCAAGAAGGCCGAGACCGCACCTTCGCCGATGATGAAGGAAGTGCAGCGCGAAGAAGCCCGCAAGGCCGCGCAAACGACCACCGAAGGCCAGGCCGCCTGA